The sequence below is a genomic window from Monodelphis domestica isolate mMonDom1 chromosome 2, mMonDom1.pri, whole genome shotgun sequence.
GCAGTGACTGTCCTCTGCCCGAGTCGTCCCCCACATCCTTCCATgtctccccccttctccccatGGGAGGTGCCACTCACTTGACAAAAACTTGTCTCTTCTGCTGGTGATCGAAGAGCCCAAAGCCATGACTTGTGCCAAAGGCCACCAGCTTCCACTCGGAGTGCAGGGCCAGGGAGGTGACCACTGCCGGCGGCTGGCACTGCACTAGGATGAAAGGCTGGAAGCCCGGCTCAAAGCAGATGGACCCCTCTCGAGCCCGGAGCCTCTCGTGTCCCTTCCACCGATAGCCTTCCTGGTCTTGCAGCAGGTTAGCTTCCACGTGGTCCACCACCTGCTCTGCATCCTCATCGTTCAACTCTAACACAAGCACCtggaggggaaggcagagggcTGAGCTTAGCTGCCCAAGAGCGGGAGGGTCCCGGTCCGGCAGACGGACAAGAGGCTGGACAGCCTGGACCACTGACGAGCGGGAGTGGGGAACCCAGCCTGGCCTCTCACCTGCCCGGCCGTCCCCGCCACTGCCAAGTAACCGCTATATTTGCAAAGGAAGATTTTCTGAATCCCCAGGCGTGGGTCATCACTGTAGGGATCGAAGGAGCCAACCTGACCgggtcagaaggaaaaaaatgagacctCCCAAGTCAGCCCCGAAAGCACCATCTCCCCAAAGCCCACGGCCAGTGGAGCGCCTGCCCGGTCTCACCTTCCTCAGTGGGGGCCTCTCGTCCTCCCCCAGCTCATTGAGGTTGTCATTGGAGTCTGTGTCGGTGAGGAACACACGCACTGTGCTCAGCTTGTAGAGCAGCCGGAGGCAGACGCCCGAGGCGTCCCAGAACCTCACGGTGCCATCCTCGTGCCTGCGGGCACAGTACGGAAGCAGGGGTGAAAAGGGGCAGGGCGTGCTAGCTTAGGTATGCATGCCGATGGAGCCCGGGTGGCGCGCAGGTCTTGGTCCCTCTGCCAATAAACCAGGGGTGCAGGGGGGAGGGGCACTATCCTGTGTGCACCCCTTTGATCGTTTGGGGGAGATGGATTACAGTCACTTACCCAGTGAGCAGCAGGTCCCTCTGAGGCGGATCCGGGGCCAAACTGGTGCCCCCATCAATGGGCCACCCCTGAAAAAGAAATGACTGGACTTCAAAAGCCTATCCACAAAGTCTGGAAATAACGGGAGTCGGCCCGTTCTGAgacggtgtaatgtccctgaggTTATTTTCACTGTTAGCCAAATGCACGAGGTGGCGGGAGAGGAAGGCCCACTGAGCCCAGGCTCCCCCCGGCTGTAAACGTACCATGGTGGAGAAGCGAGAATTCTGCTTATTCCCAGCTGCAATGATCCTCTCCCACAGCTTCAGGGAGATGCTGGAGACGTGGTGGGAGCAGGTAATGGCCGAGCAGTGCAGGGAGGCGAGGTACGGGGCTTGGATGGCTGGCCAGCCGGCTGTCTTCAAGTCAATCACCACCAACTCCTCTTCCGCCAACACCACCATGGCATAAGGCTCATCAAAGTCTGGGGAGAAAGGCCAGGACCAGACTCAGCAGCTTCAGGCTCCTCCGGGCTCTGCCAGTCCTAGTCCACTAGGAGGCAGTGCCTTCTGCCCAAGCCCCAGATGAGTCTAGCAACATTCCCCAGTCAATGGAGCACATTCCAAACTCCTTGAGCATGCAACCTGGGGTCTGTTGCTGCAAAGCCAGTGcgaggaggaggaaaatgagatcaCTGGGAGATCCCagctgtttattttgctctgcctCAGTCCTTACAGATCTTTACAGcgtttcctgaaatcatcctgcttatcatgtATCataacacaacagtattccatcaccaacatacaccacaatttgttcactcgTTCCCCAACAtggcctcaatttccaattctttgccttgGCAAAAAAgaactctataaatatttttgtataagtcggctctttccccccctttttattatctctgggatacagactcaggagtatttatttattttttaaacatctccAATCTCTTCTGTCCTTCAAAGACTTCCTGAGAAGGACAGGCCACTTCCTAGGAGAGTCCAGTTTCAGCTTTTCTGGATGAAGCCACACTCACATTTGGGAGCCCTTCCCAGAAGACCTGCCACTTGGCTATGTGTGTGGGAAGTGGGGATAAGCTCCCAGGACAGGTGACAGGAAAGGAGCAGGCCCACCTTCAAAGCCTCCACTGGCTATAAATAGCTTGTTGGATGCAATCACTGCTGGGCCCACCCTTCAGGTCAGGGTTATCCCAGGGCTGAATCAGACAAAACCCTGGTCTTCTTACCCCAGGGCACTGGAATACCAAAGCACTCCACCCCTCCACCCAAGAGAGGCACCCCCAAGTCCTTTCATAGGATTTTGGTATTTAGAAGAGTCTCTGATTTTGTTAAAACTTAAAGGAATGTTAACTCCATTGAATAACAGCTCCAAGCCACATTGATTAAATCCTATTGCCCTGTCTGAGGCCCAAAGCAGTAAAAGAATTTGTTTACAGTCAAAAAACTAATAGCTAgcaacatttatagagtgctctTTACTTGTGTTATCCCAAGAGATCCTCCAAACAATCTTGTGAGGGTgggtgctattatcctcattttataagtgaggaaactgaagttgagattatatgacttgctcagggtaacacaaaCTAGTATCttacagacatttactagctgtgtgaccctgggaaagtcacttaatcctggttACCTcactttttccatttgtaaaatgaccaggaaaaacaaatggcaaatcaccctagtatctttgccaagaaaagcccaaatggggtcacaaagagtcagacgtgactgaaaaacaacttttaaaagaaGGTTCATTGATAATATAGTAATTGACTAAGTGtcacatttttttcacttgtcacctctggaggggggagggaagaaaggagggagccaatatgaatcatgtaactttggaaaacttatatgtgtaaatttgtttttggaataaaataaagataaaaaaatttttagaggATGTATTCTAGGAGAATTATGGGAGTTCCATAACTGAGAGGGGTTGGCAGTGGTGCCTTCAATTGTTCACTTTCAGCAAGCTGTAGCTTCTGTGCTTCTTTAGACTTACTTCTTTAAActaattaacaaaataatgatAACAGATCGCACTTTAAGGTTCGAAAAGTACCTCACTGGATctcccacaacaaccctgtgaggtaggtgctcttatcatctccactttacaggctcaaacagctagtaaaagtttaaggtagaatttgaactcggatACTCATGATTTCTGGTCTTCCCTCTTAcccactgtgctccctagctgcctAAAGGTCAgaattcttggcaaagaaaccacaaaatgaaaataacagcaATACAAATTTTACTATTaagttctttcagtcatgtctgactctccatgacttcatttggggttttcttggcaaagattctggaactgtttgccatttccttctccagctcattttatggatgaggcaGAGTggagtgacttgatcagggtcacatactaagtgtctgaggtcatatttgaattcaggaagatgagtcttcctaacgtCAGGCCCAGCAGTCTAGCCACTGTGTCAAACCAGCTGCCCAATATATGGGGACAAGCCAAGAAGAAAACAAGAGCTAATGCTTTTCCCAATTAGTAAAAAAACCACAATCTAATGAGATAAGACAAAgtagtttacaaaaaaaaaaggaaattgtcaagaagattatttaaaataagaattttatatCCTGTCATTAATTATGAACCTTGCTCTAAGTATAGTGTACCTTGAGATGCTAGAGATAGCATGAAATCGCTGCAATTAGCAAGACAGTTAAAAACTTAAACTTTTGCTGTTTGAAAATGATGCATGCACCTACACAAATATTCAAATCTGCATCCACACTAGGCACAAGAATTTACGAATCTttttagaaaatttccaagtGAAGAGGTTCAAGTGCTTAAATTCACtgattaaatgtttttaaatgcaacaTCTTCCCATTAGTTTGAGGGAAGATGGACATTTGCTAACTGTATTTCAACACTCACATGCgtataaataaaaaatgaggggggcagctgggtggctcagtggattgagagtcagggcctagagataggaagtcctgggtttgaatctgacctcagacacttctgagctgtgtgaccctggccaagtcacttaatccccattacctgccatttgctcttttgttttagaatttatactaaagaCAGAAgtagagggttaaaaaaaaaaaacaggagcaTGGGAAACATTTAAGAAATAACCACATCATCttattaaaatattacaaaaatagcAGGATTAATGATAACTAATAATTTAAGGGTAGAGAAAAATCAGTTATTAATAATTCAATTTGGTGTTGTATGATGGATAGAGGCccagaaattatttatttgtacaaattttctttttgtatcttttttgtaGTAGTTCTTTTttgatgacaaagaattagaacttgaggggatgctcatcaactggCGAATGGCTagaaaagttgtggtatatgattgtaatggagtactattgctgtaagaaatgataaacaggaggatttcagaaaaaaaaaactgtatagactatgaatgcagactgaagatacaatctttctctgtcttcatttcttttgttcaagtttttttccccacaaaatgactaatatggaaatatgttttatatggttgcacatgtataatctatatcagactgctTACTGGTctcagggaggaagaagaggaggggaagaatttggagctcaaaatgaaaaacaaaaaaagttcaaattgtttttacatataataagcaatcaagaaagtaaaggtttaagaaTTTGGAGGGCAGCAGGGTGGGGTCAGGGAGAATTTCAAAAACTACATAGGATTAAATTGTAGGTTGACAAGAAAACAGAAGGGTCTCACCAACTTATTTGATTATATTCTGATAGGCATTTAACAACTTTATGATCCTATGTTCTATGTATTAAAGGATTCATTACGAAAAAATAGTCTTTTACGTATAAATAGCAAAAAGATTCCTGTTAGGGAACAGCTAAACAAAATGTAATagattattgtgctataagaattgatGAAATGGAGTGTCAGAGGCATCTCTACGGTCCGCTGCAGAGGAAAGtgagcagaattgggagaacgATTTATGCCATAATAACATGTCAGAGAAAAACAAGTCTCAAAGACTTTAAAATTACTGCAATGATAAAGGAGTCCAGAGGGTTGAAGAGGTAGCACCCCACCCACCTCCTGTTAGAGGTAACGgatctaaaatttaaaataagaccAATACAGCTTGGACACAGCcaacatggaaatttgttttgctggactatgTATATTAATGGTGagaattttcttaaaagaaaaaaaaaagctcattagGGGAGGAGtcaataggaaagaaaaatacttaaagtgaatgaattaaaaaaaaaaacacttaccctatgggaggagaggaggaaaagaaaatgatctttgtttccaaggaataatatttgaaaatgaccaaataaaaaaatgtttaaattgttaaaaaaaaaacccacttaccttctgccttagaatcaataccgtgtattggttttAAAGCAGAGAGTGGggtttgagtgatttgcccagagtcacaacagctaggaagtgtctgaggccagatttgaatccaggatctcccattctctaagcctggctttcaatccactgccccacccccagtgaattaatttaaatatatatacatatatacatatatacgtatatacgtatgtatgtatgtatgtatgtacatacgcCAGGAAGCCATACAAAATGATGATTTCCCATTATAAAAAAACCTGCCATGAATtcatggacttaaaaaaaaacaaacttcaaatATCTTCTTTGTGTCTTATGAAATTTCATCTTTGAATTCATTTATGAGGCTGTAATTCTTTCCATCCTTGCAGAGAAAAAAAGGAACTCGAGGAGGAAAAGAACACCCTTCAGTATTCTGTTTTGTATTTTAGCAATTTTCGCCTGGTTTATCTCCCTGACTCCATCATTATGTCAGTCACCTGAAGGCAGGAACCAAGTCTTACTTGTTTTTTCACCTCTAAAGCTTAGCACAGAAGGTGACACGGTGTACTTATCTGGTTTGGTGTTGAATTCCGTGATTTACTAGCATCATGCCCAAGCCTCTGGACTACATCCTTAACAGGACCGCGTAGGGAACAGTAACTCAGGTACGCCAGGCTTTCCAGAGGAAAACTGAAGGGCTGAGTCTTAACAAAAGACAGCAGAGGACCTAGCAGGCTCAGTGAGAATAAGAGAGCACAAGAGTCCACGCTGTGTCCTGGGACTGCCCTaccctttcttctccagctcagaaGGCCTCAAGGCctcattaaaatgaaataattagtaAGAGGAACTcctactctctctttctccctccaggTTTCAATATCATCCCCCCTTTGATCTCACCCAAGTTAGAAGACTGATTCACCCTTGTGCTATTCAATTCAGACTGTGCCCAGCTTTCGCAATGGAAGACTGGGttaggggtgggaggaagatgGGTCCCTGAAAGCCAAACAGACTACCCCCACCTTATTTGCCTTAACACACCACTTGGTCAAATAGATTTTgactgaaagaaaaaattataacacatGGGATAGTATGAGAGAATTAATCAGTGAGAGGACCTGGGTATCAATTCTATATCTatataaccttgggtaagtcacttaactttcccagttctgaatttattatattatatgaacaataaaaaaaaatatatatataaaatgaaagagctggactaaatggtctctaaggtccctaccAGGTCTGATCCCCAGTCAGTGGGAGGATATGGGCTTGATTTAAACCAAATGGTGGATTCACCACAAAGCAGTTTCTTCCCAACAGCCCCATGAGGTGAGGCAGATATctaattattttacagatgaggaagccacAGCTTTGTGATGTGGCCAAAGGAAGCTCCAAATCACCACCGCCAGTCTTCTGACCTCTATTCTAGCAGGGTTAAGTAGGGATGAAGGAAAGCTGAGGAATCCAGGTTTGCCACAAATTCaggaatagggggcagctgggtagctcagtggattgagagtcaggcctagaggcaggaggtccgaggttcaaatctggcctcagacacttcccagctgtgtgaccctgggcaagtcacttgacccccattgcctagcccttaccactctttctgccttggagccaatacacagtattgactccaagatggaaggtaagggttaaaaaaaaaaattcaggaatgaATGCCCACtgctcagttttatttttttgtctcctTGTGACGACTACGACACAAAGagggagtctttttttttaaacccttaccttcagtcttggggggtcacacaactgggaagtgtctgaggccagatttgaacctagaagacccgatctctaggcctggctctcactccactgagctacccagctgcctccacaaAGAGCGAGTCTTGAAACCACTAGGTGAGATCTGAGTCTTGTTGTCCAGTCTTGCCTGATCgtcccctttggggttttcttggcaaagatactggagtggtttgtcatttccttctccagctcattttatagctgaggaaattgaggcaaacaggatttttctagctaataagggtctgaggccagatttgaacccaagaagatgagtctccctgactccaggcccagtactctctcCATGGCACTACCTAGCTGGTGACATattgactttgtgaccctggacaaatcatgtaGCTTCTTAAATGCTCTCTATCAGTGGTGTCAATCTTAAATAGAAATGAGGGCCACTAAACCATCTAGAAGGATCCCTGCAGGTCTatcttgacttagaaaactacttATTTGAAGGAGAGAAGGTAACAACTTGcacattaatattaattattaatattaacaacttcctatattaatgaaatttcAGGTCCAGTCCCAAGCCCTAGCttggtggataaagcactggccctggaatcaggaacgcCCGAGTTTAAATCAAGACTTTTTctggctgtgtaactctgggcaagtcatgtaacctctgcCTGTTTCTTCAGCTGTGAAAagaggataatgatagcatctctttccaagggttgttgtaaagattaaatgagatcatgtttgggcttaataaatgcctgtctccttccttcctaaccTTTCTGTTCCTCACGGGGAAGCCCCTTTTCTCTCCATGTGTTGCCCCACATAGGAGATAAGACACCCAGAAAGAAGACCAGCCTACCAGAGTCAGCCTCTGTGAGGACAGTAAAGTCAATGACTCGAGAGGTAAAGTCAAATGCTGTCTCTTGGTTTCCATGAATCACTGAGATGCTGTGCCGATCTCCATAGCTGGCGCGAGGCATGCCACCCTGGAAAATGATGTAGGGAAGCCTAGAGTAGGGAAGAAGCCAGAAGACAGAATGAGTCACCTCAATCCCCCTAAGACTAGACACTGCCAGAAAGAAGTGGGGCATGCATCCAGGGCATGTATGGAAGCCTCACTTCACAATTTTCTGAAGAGTGTCCCCAAAGAAAGTGGACCATCTATCTATGCCCCATGATACAATTTGTCTCCCCTGTTGGAGAGAGATCCCTAGCTGGTGCTGGCAACAAGGACACAGTACTATATGCTCctgtttaataatattattttccccccaaagcttgtttatttaatttactaatttagaatatctccccatggttacacgattcatactttcccttccctcctcccacactGCTCTCATAGCCAATGTATGCTCCTGTTTAAGCAGGAATGGAGACCCGGGTTTTGTctcattcattttcttaattcatCCTCGCCCTTTCTCTTTGAACTTGCTATTTTCCAGAATAAAAAATCCTAGGGCTGAAAGGATGCCGGGCATGGGATTCCCAATTTATTGATGTTGGATGCCAGAGAATTAAAGGTTTATAAATGACTTGGGAATCCTTCATGAGGACTTCAATGCTCTTACatcatcttcctttcctcttcccaatACTCATTCCTCTACTGGGCTAGGGACCAATTGCTCCGGCTCAAGGTGGATGACAGACTGGAAATCATTGCTGATGTGTCTTCACCAAGCAGAAAGGTGTGCATTTGTTTAGGGAATACAGGTCATTTTCCACGAGTTGGGGAAAGGGAATGAGGagtggaaggaaaaggaggagaaaccCAAAAACATACCCTTTCCTGGTCGTCAGCCAAAAGATTTTAGAAATAGCTTTGCAAGGATAAGGACCTGGGggtaaaaaggagaaatgaataggTTAGAGAACACACAGGTACACCTCACCAAGGATAGATTCATGTGTCTACTGATGCATTGAGGAGACCAGAGACACCCAGGCCTACTGACCGTAAGGCACTCGGCTTTGCAAGGGCTCAGGATGCTGAGCTTCACTGGACACTTTCCACTGACAGTAGCTTCCATCATAATGGCAGCTGACAATGGAACCCCCATCTCGTTGCCAACAGAAGTTCTCTAATTgctagaggaagagagaggtggaGAGGACATCAAATGAGTAGGCAGTTTTCTCCATcacctaacccccccccccctttccactTTAAAGATATTTATAGGGGGCctctggggggctcagtggattgagagccaggcctagtgacaggaggtcctgggtgcaaatctggcctcagacatttcctagctgtgtgatcctggaaaaatcacaacccccatggcctagtccataccactctcttctgccttggagccattatTTCTGTTATTCTAATTCTAATGGGATTCTATTATTAATTctaaatggaaagtaagggttttaaaaaaaagattcataaatatcaatatagatataataaatatcagtataattctaaattctaattctaaatggaaatatttctaaattctaaaatggaatgtaagggttttaaaaagatttgtaaatatcaatatagatataataaatatcagTATAAATACAGATATAGAACCATAATATGACCCAAAAAAGAGTCAGGGGGACCTGGGTTTGATTCCCAGCTCTgaggccttaggcaagtcattcccTTAtatatgggcctcagtttcctcatctgtaaaattaaagggcTGAACTAGATGATGTAAAAGtcctttcagctccaaatttTAGGAACCTCTATGAGCTCCTCTAGAGTGAGCAGAACACAGTTCTTAGAATATCAAGGGGTAGCTATTGGTCTATGTACTCTGCTCATGTCTATCCTCAGTCTTCAGTACAAGCCACAGCCGCATGGCATACCACCTACCTGGCTGCTTAGGAAGTGTTGCAGGACTCGGCTGTTTTGTAGGTCCCAGACAACGATAAGACCCCTGCTATAGCCAATCAGGATCTGGGAAGGGTCCTGGGGGTGTTCTTGGAGGGCCTCTACCATCTCGAATGCTCGCCAGTGCTGTGAATCCTTAGGCAACCTGGAAATGGGGAATTGACCCACTGAGAGAGGTATCTAGAATATTCAAGACTATATtgtgagggaggggagagggagaaggattgTGTTCTCTTCCCTTTAGGCGCTATTGATGCAATACAAGAAAATCCCTGGAAGCAGGGAAATCATTCCCTATTACCCTATAAATGCCAAAGGCATAGTGGATGCTTGTAAATCTATATTTAAAACTGTTCCTATATGTAGGACAATCTGTATCTTCCAATTCCCCAGACTGGAGGCCAGGCTCCTTGCTTTTCAAAGGAGGCAATGTTCTCCATTGCCCCAATAGGGTGGTAAAGCCATGCCCAGAAGCTGCAGGGGATGGAGTTGTGCTTTGGGGCCGGCCCAAAAACTAGACAAAAAGGAAAGGCATGTGGTGTCTGATGGCTAACTGGAGAGGAAATTCAAATCTAAACCTGTCCCCAAAAGGGGAAAGTCTCCATCTCTTTCCCCGTTTCTCCTACTAAAGGAAAGATCTTGTCTGATATTGATATCCAAGTTGCCTAGTCTCAAGACTGTTCATTGAATGAGCTTTACATCTTATATACATAtactcatccttccttccttactctgGCTTCCTGCTCCCTTCAAATGATACCATGCATGCATATGACTATCCACTCTCTCAGCAGATAAGCCTGGCCTCAGCCTCCTTCTGAGGTCTGCCAAGATTCAGGCTGGCTCACCATTGCAAGACAGCCTCCGTGCTGATGGTTTTGTCCTCTAGTATCTGGAATGAGGGCAGCTTCTCCACAAATACATTGCCACTTTCAGTGCCCAGATATAGCAGCTCTTGGGAGGAATGAGGAAGAATCACTGTGATTTGGGTGGCACTGGGAGCAGCcctgcaaaaggaaaaaaatcacaattgtGGTTCAAGGGCTGAAATGCTGGATTGGATCAGAAAATATGGGTGTGAGGGAAGGAGGGGGCTAGTCATCTCTGTACTCAAAAGCAGTCAGGCATCTCCCCTTCCAAATTCCCTCCATCCCCTGAGCGTGCCATGctttggaaaacaaaaacatctgaGATGATTAAACAGTCAGGAACACAAACATATCACTTACTTGCTGCATGAAAAAACCAGACAGATGGCTGTGAATTCTGAAACCTCAATGCTTTTGACACCATGCTAGAAAAATGCAGCAGATACCTTCTGATGCCCTCGATGTGCACCAGTTATCCACTCGACTTGGGCAGCTCCAACTAAGCTGGCCCCAGGTACAAACTGAAGTCACACTCTGGACTCATCCAAAGATGGACCAAGCTCCCTGCTGGCCCCAGGGGTAGGAGACAAAGGGAGGGAGAATTTGGCCTTAGTGTCAAGGATCTAGAGAGGGGTAAAGAAAGGGCCTGGACCCTGGGACTTACCCCGGAGGACCCCGAAGCGTGGAGAATTTCTCTTCGTGCAATTCAGAGACTCCATCTCTCTGATTTAGGCTCCAGAGATGCAGACTATTATCATCCAGTAAGGTGATCAGCTGGCACtgaggggaggagggaatggaTGTTGGTGATGAGATGGAGGTACCCTGCTTAAGTTAGTCCctaggggtgggaggtggggagggctAGTCATTTTAGAtaaaacctgggggggggggggattttttgGTGTATCAGTTAATGACAGGGTTTTCATTCTTCAGCTTGTAAAAGGAGGTGGTACCACTTAAGTCCAAGGGTAGAGCCACTCCcagtttcctcctttctttcagcTTCAACAAAGAGGGTGGAGGAAGACCCTTGCCCCTGAGTGGATCATCTGAATTCCTTCTGGGCAAGGATTAGGCACTGAATAGCTGGAAATCTTTGAGGCAGTCTTGGTTTGGCTTTCTAAATCCTGCCCAGTCTGTCCCTGGTGCCTCCAGAGCTACAGCCTGAGCAACTGGGCAAAGAGGAGTCGTCTCCAGCGATGCCACCATAACCCACCCTCCTTGCCCCCCTACCCCGTTATCCCATGCTTAGTTCATATGTGGCATCCTCACCTGGCCAGGGAGGAAGTGGATTTGTACCACAGCGTTGTTCTCCCGGTGAAGACCCATGAACTCCACGCCAGGGGCACCATAGCTGGAAGCTGGTTTAGGAACAAgtttaaaaggagaaggaagcCCCAATCCATTCCACCCAACTTCTAGGAAAGCTGATGAGGGGAGCTTTCTCCCTGCCTCACCATCCCATGTCTAGATGATAGAGCCAGGAAAGGGGTTAACTGTACATCTCTCTAGCTCAAAGACCATTTCCCCAATGGCCTTGGGTCATTTTATAAGGCATGGGGTTGATTCCTGGTCACACAGGTTATCCTGTTCTGGGTTTGAGGGGGGCCAGTTTGACTTCTCTGTCCTGTATCCAAAACAGACAAGGGCTTGAAGAAATGTTTaaagttgctgctgctgctgctggtcaAAGGCTCCTGGAGC
It includes:
- the LLGL2 gene encoding LLGL scribble cell polarity complex component 2 isoform X2, whose translation is MRRFLRSGHDQARERLKQDLFKFNKTVEHGFPHQPSALGYSPYLRIMAIGTRSGAIKLYGAPGVEFMGLHRENNAVVQIHFLPGQCQLITLLDDNSLHLWSLNQRDGVSELHEEKFSTLRGPPGAAPSATQITVILPHSSQELLYLGTESGNVFVEKLPSFQILEDKTISTEAVLQWLPKDSQHWRAFEMVEALQEHPQDPSQILIGYSRGLIVVWDLQNSRVLQHFLSSQQLENFCWQRDGGSIVSCHYDGSYCQWKVSSEAQHPEPLQSRVPYGPYPCKAISKIFWLTTRKGLPYIIFQGGMPRASYGDRHSISVIHGNQETAFDFTSRVIDFTVLTEADSDFDEPYAMVVLAEEELVVIDLKTAGWPAIQAPYLASLHCSAITCSHHVSSISLKLWERIIAAGNKQNSRFSTMGWPIDGGTSLAPDPPQRDLLLTGHEDGTVRFWDASGVCLRLLYKLSTVRVFLTDTDSNDNLNELGEDERPPLRKVGSFDPYSDDPRLGIQKIFLCKYSGYLAVAGTAGQVLVLELNDEDAEQVVDHVEANLLQDQEGYRWKGHERLRAREGSICFEPGFQPFILVQCQPPAVVTSLALHSEWKLVAFGTSHGFGLFDHQQKRQVFVKCTLHPSDQLAMEGPLSRVKSLKKSLRQSFRRISRSRASGRKRRVTGPSGEGQELNARADRAGLQNMELAPVQRKIEARSAEDSFTGFVRTLYFADTYLRDNSCHCPSLWVGTNGGTVYAFSLRVPAPERRMEEPVRAEQAKEIQLMHRAPVIGILVLDGRGMPLPEPLEAAHDLSKSPDMQGSHQLLVVSEEQFKVFTLPKVSAKLKLKLTALEGSRVRRVSVAHFGSCKAEDYGEHHLTVLTNLGDVQVVSLPFLKPQVRYGCIRKEDVSGIASCVFTKYGQGFYLISPSEFERFSLSTKWLVEPRCLVDSVETKNHCSARNGSGIKKAPNKARNSESLGDGGGRSQEPLMERALLNDERVLKEIQSTLEGDRGSYGEWYSQQVAGGHRHNNGGE
- the LLGL2 gene encoding LLGL scribble cell polarity complex component 2 isoform X4, which gives rise to MRRFLRSGHDQARERLKQDLFKFNKTVEHGFPHQPSALGYSPYLRIMAIGTRSGAIKLYGAPGVEFMGLHRENNAVVQIHFLPGQCQLITLLDDNSLHLWSLNQRDGVSELHEEKFSTLRGPPGAAPSATQITVILPHSSQELLYLGTESGNVFVEKLPSFQILEDKTISTEAVLQWLPKDSQHWRAFEMVEALQEHPQDPSQILIGYSRGLIVVWDLQNSRVLQHFLSSQQLENFCWQRDGGSIVSCHYDGSYCQWKVSSEAQHPEPLQSRVPYGPYPCKAISKIFWLTTRKGLPYIIFQGGMPRASYGDRHSISVIHGNQETAFDFTSRVIDFTVLTEADSDFDEPYAMVVLAEEELVVIDLKTAGWPAIQAPYLASLHCSAITCSHHVSSISLKLWERIIAAGNKQNSRFSTMGWPIDGGTSLAPDPPQRDLLLTGHEDGTVRFWDASGVCLRLLYKLSTVRVFLTDTDSNDNLNELGEDERPPLRKVGSFDPYSDDPRLGIQKIFLCKYSGYLAVAGTAGQVLVLELNDEDAEQVVDHVEANLLQDQEGYRWKGHERLRAREGSICFEPGFQPFILVQCQPPAVVTSLALHSEWKLVAFGTSHGFGLFDHQQKRQVFVKCTLHPSDQLAMEGPLSRVKSLKKSLRQSFRRISRSRASGRKRRVTGPSGEGQELNARADRAGLQNMELAPVQRKIEARSAEDSFTGFVRTLYFADTYLRDNSCHCPSLWVGTNGGTVYAFSLRVPAPERRMEEPVRAEQAKEIQLMHRAPVIGILVLDGRGMPLPEPLEAAHDLSKSPDMQGSHQLLVVSEEQFKVFTLPKVSAKLKLKLTALEGSRVRRVSVAHFGSCKAEDYGEHHLTVLTNLGDVQVVSLPFLKPQVRYGCIRKEDVSGIASCVFTKYGQGFYLISPSEFERFSLSTKWLVEPRCLVDSVETKNHCSARNGSGIKKAPNKARNSESLGDGGGVLKEIQSTLEGDRGSYGEWYSQQVAGGHRHNNGGE